One genomic segment of Elgaria multicarinata webbii isolate HBS135686 ecotype San Diego chromosome 9, rElgMul1.1.pri, whole genome shotgun sequence includes these proteins:
- the MANSC4 gene encoding MANSC domain-containing protein 4, translating to MFLLMGVSEVFLLLGWAWRSDCLCSPTTFYKNCWIRRFPGLTIDLEHSQRRGAHILKVYTETTAQQCSRTCCLLKNVSCNVAVFYNETNKQSLNCLHIYCPALESCILKPTINVVLYNITPGIDPDLLVFEKLSFKDMNTRSSFNKWERRGGPRVADLGKCQAATTSSRYLFPKASSSTVVTNSSDTNAARSAPVPYLGTTTASVTAHFTKVTDGISEPNSSTATSDNATALPTSALTSIKMLSHLPSPAHLNSSKHLNETKGYSGRNYTSDGEGERPASGEVGRRSWLLPVVLCSSLTLVCCCTVFLATGRHQKRSGHYKPRRRGMSVVSRQFTR from the exons ATGTTCCTGCTGATGGGTGTGTCAGAAGTCTTTCTGCTTTTGGGCTGGGCATGGAGATCAGACTGCCTTTGCTCACCCACCACTTTTTACAAAAACTGCTGGATCCGACGATTCCCAGGCCTTACAATTGATCTGGAGCATTCACAGAGGAGAGGGGCCCACATCCTCAAAGTATACACAGAAACCACAGCACAGCAGTGCAGTCGGACCTGCTGTCTCCTGAAGAATG TTTCCTGCAACGTGGCAGTTTTCTACaatgaaacaaataaacagaGCCTTAACTGCTTACACATTTATTGCCCAGCTCTGGAGAGCTGCATACTGAAGCCTACAATCAATGTTGTATTATACAACATCACACCAG GGATTGATCCAGATCTTCTTGTTTTTGAGAAGCTCTCTTTTAAAGATATGAATACTAGGTCTTCTTTTAACAAATGGGAAAGGCGTGGAGGCCCAAGAGTTGCTGATTTGGGAAAATGCCAGGCTGCAACAACCAGCTCAAGGTACCTTTTCCCCAAGGCCTCATCCTCTACAGTGGTGACAAACAGCAGTGACACAAATGCTGCAAGGAGTGCACCCGTCCCTTATTTAGGAACTACAACTGCGTCAGTGACCGCCCATTTTACTAAAGTGACAGACGGTATTTCAGAACCAAATAGCTCAACGGCCACATCTGACAATGCCACTGCCCTTCCTACCTCTGCGCTCACATCCATCAAGATGTTATCACatctgcccagcccagcccatctGAATAGCAGCAAACACTTGAATGAAACTAAAGGATACAGCGGAAGGAACTACACCTCAGATGGCGAAGGCGAGAGGCCAGCTTCAGGagaggtgggaaggaggagctggCTGCTTCCGGTGGTGCTTTGTTCTTCCTTGACTTTGGTCTGCTGTTGCACTGTTTTTCTTGCAACGGGACGCCACCAAAAGAGGAGCGGCCATTATAAACCAAGACGGAGAGGCATGTCAGTAGTATCCAGGCAATTTACaagataa